Part of the Spinacia oleracea cultivar Varoflay chromosome 5, BTI_SOV_V1, whole genome shotgun sequence genome, CAAACCATGAACAGTACCATTCTGTCTGAAACTGACAAGTCATGTGATCTGACAGTTAATAACGTACTAATATATaacaaattcaaacaaaaaaaacattcaTTGTAATAAATATTTCATAGACTTGTTGTTGTGGCTTGGGTGTGATAATATTCAATGTGTCTCACTTTAGGCCACATCCATCTGTAATATCATATGGACTTTAATCATATAAATATTAATTACTTATtactattaataataattattattaataatagttATATTATGACTTACATTTTCCTAGAAACCTCTCTCTAGCTGGCCCCTCTATAAATACACCAATATTTCTTCACCATTATCCTTCAATTCTCCCTCTCAAATTCTCTCTTtctcatatttttttttctcttattttCTTCCATTGATTTGGGAAATTATACACTACATTGACGTGCACCACTAGTTGATGAAGCTGCCAGCATGATCTCAACTTGCTTTATTGATCAACCAATCATTTCATCattgatcatcatcatcatctcatCAAGATTAGATCATGCTGGTAGCTTCATCTTTTGATGGGATCACGATAACTACAACATATAACAAGAGTCATTAAATCATCATTATCACATAATTATTGAAGTACGGTACGTGCTTAATTGCTTAATTAACTTTGTTCAATATGAGCAACAAATTTAGGTTTTTGAAATTCTAAATTGTTTACATTTCACTAAAGAAAAATTCAACTATTTGGTTGCATTGGctagtttttattttattttatttgtcaaATTAAAATGGGAATTTAAATTACTTTCAATAATTTTGGGGAAAAATTTTCTATATGTTGTTAATTATTTACCCTCTCTTATGTTCTAATCAAAGATATCTAAATTAGGTATAAATTTTTGAAacacattttaattattttttctttaatttgctTCCTTGGATTTCTCACAAGAGAAAGGAGAATGAAAAAAGTTGAAGCTCCTTAAACATTACCCAAGTTGTTCATGTTTCTATTGGGACCAACTTCCTATCTAGAAAGTCTATACAAAAAAATTATACCTTGAGACTTGAGTAggttatttttcaaaaaaaataaaataaaaatttggaaAGATAATTTAGTTTTCATTTCTTTAATTTCAATGATTAAGAGTCTAAATAAAAGTATTATTTTTTCACAACATTATAAATCTACATTTTTTCCAATTGTTTTATTTTCTTAACACGGATTTTCTCTTGTATTTTCTCAATTTGAACATGCTAGTATATTAGTATATCTATGAGTATTTTGTCAAGTTATACATTATTGGAGATGAACGACATACAATTATAGTAGTAGACAATAAGGGGAGATCGAGTAAGTATTTAGAGTTTAATTCATGTCatgttttgttcaccttattttcactcaTCTCGAGAAAAATGAGTTCACATGATTGGAGTCCTTGATAATTCCTAATGGTTATCTCTTCTGCATTTTGTACGTATTTGGATTTCATTTCAAAATGTAAAAGAGATAACGATTGTGAATTATCTAAAACTCCAACTTATGTGAACTAATTTTGAAAGGAAATCCAAATACAAAATCACCCAACTAATTTTCGGTGTAATGTATGGATGAGACGTGTAACAGGTCAGAACTTACTCAACAAAATATCAAGCCACCCCGGCCGACGGCCGATTTAAACGGTTGCATTATTTTGTTTGCATATATGAACGGACTTTGATCGAGCTTTGGTTGTTTGAAGATGGAATCTCGGGTATCTTTGCaagagggttttttttttttttttggtcaacATCTTGGCTAGAGAATAAAAGAAACAGAAAAAAGTGCAAAAAGAAAAGTGGAAAAGGGTAATACTCCTTTAAGCTTTTTATGTAtacaaataatttaattattacaatataatataatattatttatattatattatattagttttaattttaataaaaaatcgaAACCCTTTTATTAAGGATAATGCTTGTTTATTGTTTCATGGAGAATCATGCAAATGTCGCCTAGTGAGAGACGGATCATGTCTCAGATTAGAATGGTTAATTAATGTTTAGGGACAAGATTAGATTACTAACTATAATGTCACGACAATACCATCTTCTGTTAATGTAGTACGTTCAATTAACTAATCATGATTAATTCATTAAACACTAGACATTATTGCTTACGTTGTTTTATAACGTTTGTTGTTCATTTGTCAAGTAGCTTTAGCCATGCAAGTAGAAGGTTCACCATTATTTAAGAATTTGTTTAAAGCCTTTAAATGTCACTTATTTCTTCAATACACATTGGTTGTTTAATGCTTAACTAGCTCTTGAGCCCTTTTAAAGAACGGACAGTACGTTATACTACGCATATATTATGGGTTCTTAGTCGTATTTTAGAGTTCTGATTGAGTGTTTGTGATTGTAGTTgtaatatatgatttaaatagagTGGAATTTGAAGGTTTAAAGAATATATTGCGCGTTAAAGGGGGGAGATGGAGTGGCAAAGACTTATGTTTATACTGGCTACTGCTGAATTCACGTTGAATCTGGAAGATGAATTGGAAGCGGCGTTGGAGTTTGTTGTAAAATACAAAGTAGtaacaaacaacaaaaagaaaattgaaaaaacaaaaaacaaattgGTGGATGAAAGAAGAGATCGTTGACACATGACATCTAAACATTAATAGTTTCGATTTTTAATTACTAGTTATAAACTAGATATAGATGTTCCAAAATACACACGATATTACGTGGGTTTATTAGTCGTCAATATTGTAGCATTCTTATTTtagaatacaaaaataaaggcAAAAACTTTGTAATTAAGTTACACGAAAATATCGATCACTTGTTTGATTCATGCGTTATTTTTGCACAAAGTTGGTAACTTTGTAGTACAATTGATGATGTTTATATTGGTAGACTGGTAGTAGAAAGTTAATTAATATCTTTGTATCGTTTTTGTCATGGtatcaattactccctccgtcccggaatattcgcaacggtttgactggacacgcttgtcaatgtgcaactttgactattaatattttcaattatataatataaaagcttataaaatattaatattttgaaaatatcactacaagaaattgtactattaacgacgggaaatcccgtcgcgaaaggccaataatcgttgattaacgacgggatttcctgtcgcgaacccgtcataaaaaggggccgtcgttaatagaaatcccgtcgtaaatccgttgtaaacccgtcgtaaaagacatttgcgacggttattcccgtcattgtttgttttttaggcccgtcgcaaaaggcttttgcgacgggatttttgacccgtcgtaattaggttgtcgttaacgatacaaattcttgtagtgtatatattaagataaattcaacaatatattatatgctaacacttattttcatatactataaataaaatagggccaaagtgaattatgtgaatagtgcaaaaagtcaaaccgttgcgagtattccaGGACGGAGGAAATATAAGATTCTCGCCACATCAATGGTTATACACTTATACACTACTTTTACAAAGTTACCAACTTTAtatgttgttttaatttttatgtagTGTTACGTTAATAGTTACGTTCGTGTATACTAATGAATAGTTACTTCATGATACATTATTATACAAACTAATACAAAGTACCAATACTTTTGTGAGTGGAGAGAGAGTTGGAATCAATGAAACGAACAAGTATACTCCGTATGTTCTTTATTATCAAGCACAAAATACTTGTGAGTTGTGATATTATTGTTTCCCATGCATAATTGCATAAACTATTAAACTAGTACAAAATGGAATTGAATATGGTAGGATCCAACAAATGGGGCAAATAAGTACCTAGCGGGCCTGAAATGGGCCATCATCCGAACTTATACAATGATATTGATATAGAATTATAGATTTAGAAAATACTTCTCCATGCCCATGTCACAAATTCTTGCATTTACAACACTTCCCCTTTAATTTCTTTCATTATAGAGGTAATTAAAATTCGGACGGGTTGAGATTTAACACAAAAAATTAGGTCAAAACCCATTAATTTGGTGCGGGATTTACGGGTCGAAACAAACTATTCGGGCCGGGCTCAGGTTTCTGTCTAAAACCACGTATTTTAGGGCGTCCAAACCCACACTTTTTCGAGACTGGTCAGGCTAGCGGGCTGAGCTATAATTGAGGTCTACTTTGTTAGTAAGAGGTGTTTGTCAAATTTAAGGGTAGAATCCGGTCAATAACTTACCCAACCTGACCGATATCAGACAAAAATCGAAATGACCTAGAAAAAAACATTTAACATTCAGTATGCATGAGCACAATAATCCTGCACAAAACATTCTCCGATTATACCCACAGATCATACCCGATCTGTAACCCACTGATGAGACCCGATTTGATACCCCTAGGTAAATGAATCATTCTCCCTTTAtataaaggaaaatttgtaattattaatccaacatttgcccgattttctttaattaagcctacctatgcgatatttctaaataatccaacctttatgacccaactactattattaagcctggatgaccggttacctgctacaaagtcaaggaaaatttgtaattattaatccaacctttgcccgattttctttaattaagcctacctatgcgatatttctaaataatccaacctttatgacccaactactattattaagcctagatgaccggttacctactacaaagtcaacgttaaaaacgttgacaacctaaagttgatttttctcctaaaatattggacacgtcatcatcacttgccacctaaacaaggattttatttttttttcaaaaaacccttaacccttctcttctctgtgtttcaattcctctctcctccattactgatgcttcaaccacaattgtactggttcatgacatcatcagcaattttcttgtggaaataggtgacttctTCCACGtgcattcaaatttcgtctccaaaatcgtacaattgaaggtgaacttacgaaccttagcgtttttgttccttttttggtaagttttgaattttgggcttccttgatggtcagttcgtaaaaacccgagctgttgcaataatatagttttttttatgttgtgggatgttggttatttTGGTCTTGTTGGAAAAttagaaagagaaaaaaaaaaccttgaatttgaagaagatccagatccaacaAGCAATTTctttaccccagccatagcaattgctgattatttttgatgaacttcgaatggagaggtatgaggaatcgacaatggtggagaagaggtagaagagaaataatggagaggagtgcagagatgaagcagaaaatcgcagaggagagaggaacgaaaattaaaatagcaattaaagaaaataaggggaaaaataaaatataaaaaaaattataattgttatatgccacgtaagggtgaataccgcctatagcaggttagtaacttgttaggcttaataatagtagttgggtcataaaggttggattatttagaaatatcgcataggtaggcttaattaaagaaaatcgggcaaaagttgaattaataattacaaattttccttatatAAAAACATATATAATGGAAGAAATTAGAGGGGAAAGTGTTGTAAATGCAAGAATTTGTGACATTCTCAGATTCTCTTTATCTAAACTATCGCCTCGCTGGATCATTAAGAAATGGATAACTTTTACACGTATAAGGGTAAATTTTAagtattttgagttaacttattacttcggtgtacaatatttattgtacaccacttgtaaataagaatttgtgattctGTTATAGGTCAATTATGTGAAGTAATGATCTAGTTCAAAAGACTGATTTGTGAACATTTTCCTTTCCACATATCTCACCGTGCAATCATCTTGTACATGAACTGTTCAAGAGATAGATTACAACCAGTTTTCACATTTCCAGCACTCAATCAATAACCACCATAGAACTACGAAGTACTCCAACTACATGACAATGATCGAACACAAATGTACACAAATGTACAAATATGTGAAATACAATTATTGTCgacattattttttttcaaatatgTACTATTTTTATGATAAAACTGAAATGCCAATGAGGCAATTTATATAACATCCAAGAAGTAAAACCCACTTGGGTATTAAAAACACGAGTAGAAGTTAGTTGTGAAGGACAATGAAAAAGACTTTGCATTGTATGATAATAAAAAAGATTTgttgatttatttttcatattttcttGGACCAATCAGCATCACTGCCAACTCTAGGCATTCCTGATTTGATTCCCAGTTGTTTGTTCTCCTTGTTAGATTCTTCAGTCACCATGAAAGTTGATCCACAAGCTTGGCCCGAGCTATCGACCCATGGAACTGCCTTTAGCACTTTTCGTGGATGCTCGTAGCTTTTCAGGCCACCAGCAGATGTAAAAAAGAATCCTGTTTAACAAGGAAATGAGGACACAGTCACAAGTTGCACCGTAGAAGATTAACAAAATGGTCAGATAAAGcattgttctcttcaccttattcttattcttaccagatcagatcagatcagaccagaaaaaacaaaaaacacgcACATAAAACATTCAGAGCAGATCATACCAAACCAGATCAAGTGTAGGGGTGATAATGATACAGCTTTCTCAGTAGTTATTAGCCTATTAGGGTTGAGTTTGGACTCGAGTTGAATTTGATGGAGTCTAGCTCTAGTAGCTCGTCATTCGTAAACTATCTCATCTCATTGTTATCACTAATAAGattttgttctcttcaccttattcttattgcttattaCATAAGACCAGGAAAATCAGAACAGAcataccaaaaaaaatcaaaaaacacTCACAGAAAACATatagaccagaccagatcagatcaaaccagaccagaaactagaaaaatcagaaCCAAATCAGATGAAGAGAACAAGACCTAAGTAATACTCAAAGCAAAGCCATTACCAGATCAGTAAGATATTCAAAGCAAAGCCATTATTAAACGATAGAACCAACAAACTAATATCCTGTTCTTCCATACCTATTGTGTTACGTTTGATCAGAAAACTGGCTAGATATGAAATCTTTAgtattaactaaaataaaaaggaCACTAATATTAGTTTGTGTTCatttttgtgtttgttttgtATAAGGAGGTATGATTAGTAGGAACTAGAGAACTGGAGATATAATACAAGTGCATGAAAATGGCCCACTCAAGTTAGTAAGCCAATGGCAGTAGAGCATAAGTGCATGCTATGGAGTATTCTGCAAGTTAATAATATGGTTGTGAAAGGCAATACCTTTCGGAAATGGAGCAAATGATCTGCCACAGGCGTTCTGCATAACCTCAGGAATGTCAGAGAGAACAAGGTGATCTTCAGAATCCGTTCCCCAGAAAAGAGGGACACTTCCATCAGTATCctaaatcatcaaaaagggtAAATATTAATCATTAATCAATCCCTTAATAACCAAACAAAGGTAAGGTTCAACAGAAAGGATTACATACTAAGAGCGTGTTTGGTATAGCACTTTTCAAGTGTTGGAAATGGAATCAATTAACTAATTCCATTACCTGTTGTTTGGTATGAGAGATGGGTGACACAACTCCATTTCCAAAGGGTTAACGATTACCACCAATTTGTTACCTCTCTTAACCTTGTGGTAACAAAGTGTTACCCTCCTCAATCCCTTGTATCCCTAATTTGATACAATTAAGGGATTGTTTTCCTTAGGTATACCAAACAACAAATAATGATAACACTTAACATTACCATTTCTCCTTCTTAaatgtttccaatccatttcctTTCCTAGATTCATACCAAACATGTTAACATTACCATTTCTCCTTCTTAAATGTTTCAATCCGTTTCCTTTTCTAGATTCATACCAAACATGTACTAAGCAAACAACAAATCTTTTTTCCAAAGAAAGCAGAGGGATATACTGCTATAATCACTTACCACAGAGAAGAAGGTGGTCTTTATCGAACTGTCATAAATCACGAATGCAAATTTCCCTTCAATGTTTCTCAATGCATGATCAGCAGGACTGCTGCCTCTGTCTCGCAAGGAACGGTAAGCCTCTATGATGATGCTAACCTCATTCGCAGTTTTAGTTAATCCATACAATTGTTTTAGAGAAGGTATGTTCTCAATGTGTCCATGAAACAAGCAGAATATGTCATCCACAACTGCAAAAAGCCTGGAGAAAAATGTTCAGAAATCAGTCTTTTGAACTTGAACATTTACTTCACATAATTGACCTAAAGGGCCAACAATAACACGAGAAAGACAGAAACAGAATCGATGCTCAAGGGCATGATCAACAACAAGTCTTAAGACTTGAGTTGTGCTGGCGTGGCATATGACTCATCAGTCTTAAGATCAGACACAGAGAATTGTAGCATTGAAGTGGAACAGTCTTAACAAAGTCTtaaattgagtcttgaaaaaacTAAGACCTCAACTTAAGACTTGATGTGtgagttgaattaaataataaaataatattttacatAAATTTAAAAGTCGAGGTAAATTTGATTGAATCTTAAGGAGGCTTAACAAcgatttaattattaaatattaatggAATAATAACATGGCATTTGAAGAAAATCTTAAGACAGGACCCCTTGGTCTTGCTCTCAATATGTCTTATTGGGGTGTTAATTAGGAAGGTTGAGATCCGGAAATTAACTGGAACCAATAACATCCTTACACACAGATTGAGGTTAATGAATATACCCATATTAAGTGAATTTATGATAGGTGAACACAGATCCTAATTCAGGTCTCAATAAATCCATTACTATGTCAAAGCCTAGGCTGACTTCCAAGCTTCTTGATTTGATTCTCACAAAAATCAAACATGCCTGATTATAATTCCGATTCAATCTTGTTTCTTCACAACACGACTTCTTACTAACATGTGTTAATTAAGGATATAGGTTAAAAATTTGCTGATCGGATTGTTTTAGTAACCAAAAATTATCCAATTCAGCAAAGAACTCAATTCTTCTAACTTTCTGATCAACTTTAGTAATCACAAATGATCCAAATGCATAATAAGATGGTCCATGAATCATGTGAGCATTTAAGATAGATAACCAAATCCCTTTTTCGTGTCATACACATTGCTTCAATCATTAAGCACAAACATCAAACATGCTCGATTATAATTCCGATTCAATCTTGTTTCTtcattaattaaacattttaacATATAGATTCAAAATTCGGTGATCGGAATGTTTTAAGTGGCTAATCACCACAACTCAGCAAAGAAATCCAGTTCTTCCAACTTGCTGATCAATTTTAGTAACGACAAATGATCCAAATGCATAATAAGATGGTCCATGAATCATGTGTAGAAGTGGGGGTAAAGCATTTAAGATAGATGACCAAATCCCTTTTTCATGTCATACTCATATGCTTCAATCATTAAGCACAATCAATATCACTGAAAAAAACGATCTACTGAAATCAGATTATCAATGGATGAACTTCAGAAGTTTAATCAAACTAAATAATCAGTACCCTGTTCAAGAAAACTAATCCAACAATAATCAAATTCCTGCCATTTTTATTATTCATAAAAATCACTGTACAAACCCACTAAAAAAATCCAAGAATTTAATACACTAAATAAGTCAACcattaaagaaaataagttcAACCCAGATTCTCAACTTCCAAAAGAATCACACccagattaaaaaaaaagttacaaaaatCAAGAATTTTTAAAGTGGAATTGAAGTTACCTGGGTAAGAGAGGGTTTTGCTTATCAGATGAAAAGGCAATAAACCCAGAATCTCCAAGATGAACAGAAAGAGCATTTGGATGAACTGAAGAAAACTGTTGAATCAAAGCATCTTCCTTCACATTTCCCAATGATTCAGCATTCTTCAGCTCTTCTGGGCACTTTGCTACTTCCTTGTTGAACACTGccaacattttctctctcctctttttcttgaaatttctttctttttcttttttgggttgAAATTTGATCAAAATGGGTATGATTTCTGTCTAATTCTGCAGAGTATAAATAAAAAAGGTGAGATTATTACTTTATTAGCAGTTTCCAGATAGATATTTCACCACTCAAAGCGCACACCATTAAATGGAGGGTGGAGATCTTCTTAGGATCAGATGAGACACGTGTAAAACGTAGAGTGACTCAGACATTTAAATTGCTGTTATTGGTTTCTTGTTTCTTactgtaataaaataaaaagtttcTGATTCTGATTCTGTTTTTGTTACTCTGTATTTATTTCTGTAAAAGTTGGGAAATGGGTAAATCTTGGTATTTGTAATTTTAA contains:
- the LOC110783563 gene encoding stem-specific protein TSJT1; translation: MLAVFNKEVAKCPEELKNAESLGNVKEDALIQQFSSVHPNALSVHLGDSGFIAFSSDKQNPLLPRLFAVVDDIFCLFHGHIENIPSLKQLYGLTKTANEVSIIIEAYRSLRDRGSSPADHALRNIEGKFAFVIYDSSIKTTFFSVDTDGSVPLFWGTDSEDHLVLSDIPEVMQNACGRSFAPFPKGFFFTSAGGLKSYEHPRKVLKAVPWVDSSGQACGSTFMVTEESNKENKQLGIKSGMPRVGSDADWSKKI